The Gigantopelta aegis isolate Gae_Host chromosome 3, Gae_host_genome, whole genome shotgun sequence genome segment CGATACCGAAAAGTATATACGGTATAGCACCCAGCTCTCATTACAAGCTGTATGAGATCCAGTCTCTCTCACCTTCTGGGCgcgacgtagctcagtggtacagcgctcgcttgctacgcggtcagtctgggatcgatccccgccggtgggccccattgggctatttctcgtttcagccagtgcaccacgactggtatatcaaaggccgtggtatgtgctatcctgtctgtgggatggtgcatataaaagatcccttgacgacagcgggttttctctcaatctctcaatatctgtgtggtccttcacattatgtccgacaccatataaccgtaaaataaaaatatgttgagtgcgttgttaaataaaaaacatttcctttctctcacCTTCTGAGACATTCACAGAGAATCTGATTGGGACTCTGATGACCGGCTTTAGTTCCCAGTTCAAACACTCGCGGGTCTTCAATTTTAATGTTGTCgaaaaactgaaaacaaaacaaacaatatattttacgtCAAACCTGTGATGAACAGCCACATTCGTAAATATCAATGAGTGGCCTCAAGATAGCTGGCCATTTAGTACTAGTCAGTTGATACTACAGGAGATGATTTGAGAAACAACATGTCTTAATATTTAGTCCTAGCATGTGAGAAATATTAACATAACCATACAGTCAGATGATTACTAACCCatgtcagggctagctctggcactcaccaagttcgccaattgcgaattttaaaaacaattggcaaaattaattttaatctgACAAATAAATTTCTTGcagtaattgttattttattagaaaatacctgggtttttgcaatttttaaagtttaaatagataatttgatgaaattttctgACCACCCTGAGCTAGCCCTGCATGTGACTGAATCAAGCTTGTGAATGTGTCATCACTAATTAGTGACAAGCGATCCAGTTCCTAACACATGGGCTGCAACATGTcaataaattcaaataaaacacactgaGGACATCATCGATGTTACTAAACAAGAATTTGTTAAAACATGTCACATTTAAACTTACAGAAAAATCATCATCTAATGTTTTGTGATCTTCATTGTCCACTTTATTCATCTCTGGAATCAAGATCTTTAAAGTATTCTTTGCTGAAAGAAAACCAAATATTTCAGATTAATAGAGATAACAATACAGTGTGTTGAAATATAGCTATAAAACAATCATCATTAATAAAActcatattaattaaatatattttaaaataaacatactattaaaacaatttatttcaacttttaagttaagtttgttttgtttaacgacaccactagagcacattgatttattaatcattggctattggatgtcaaacatttggtaattttgacatagtcttagcgaggaaatctgctacatttttccactagtagcaagggatcttttatatgcaccatcctggacaagatagcacataccacaacctttgatataccagtcatgcagcactggctggaaagagaaatagcccaatgggctcactgatggagatcgatcccagaccgaccatgcatcagtcgagtactttacaactgggctacattccgccccatttagcttttaatttttaagatttaAGTAAATAAATCAAATAGATCACCCATCACTAATGACAATACCTGCTTCTAACTTAGCTGCTTTCTTGCTGGAGGCATAACCTATACCATATTCTACATCCTCAATGATTACTCTGGCACTGTATGGAGTTGCTGCATTTTCTGAAAGTCAACACAAACAATAAATTCTAATAAACATCTTTTCGgatgaaacaaaagaaacaaacaaataataaccaGTAAATTAAAATGGTTAATAAAACATGGTAGAAGTATAGTACTACAACAAAATTATACAACtcacaaaaaccccacccacccacctccaacaaaccaccaccaaaaaaccccaaccctccACACCATGCTTAATGTTAAGTGGTCTATACTGAGTTTGTTGCCtttataacatgtttatgacATACAGAGACCTTTTGGTAAccaaagttacatattaaatatattttcttgtttagaatatcagtgtctgtataaacaatgtgtttgttgtcgtcctaatgtttgtatagtcaaaaccagattttacctttCAATAAGttcatacatttaaaaaaacaaatattacaaagtgaaataaaaaatgattgctacaaaccacaaacacactggatatacagacactggcattctaaagaagaacatgtatttaatatgtaattttggtTGCCAAAAAGACTCTGCTAGTGGGAAATATCTTACAGTGGCTACAACTTGGGATAGTCTCTTTGAATGAATACAATAGAACAAATATCAGCCAAGTTATTATACAAGTCCCCCATTCAAAAAATGTGAGTCCTGGATGCATCCCAAATGAGCAAAAAACATCCACTACCAAAATCTAATTAGCGCCTTCACATCAAGCAAGTTTTGTAGcaatatgtaaaacatttatctaATTTTTTGTGAGAATAAAAAGTTAACTTAGGATGACAGATACATGTAACATTTAGTTTCAAATCTTATCTGTAAGTTATTCTGTGACTGTAGAATTTCTATAAGGTCCTACCTAGCTCCTTGAAAACATATCTGGGCTGGACACGCATTGTGTGCTGGACATACTCATGGAGAATACAAACATGAGACTTGCCGGACGGATTCAGAACAAAATCTGAAACAAAATCACTAATGTTTTTATATCACCTAAATTCATTAgttttattcttcaaaaaaTCACAgcaatgtttgtgtgtttagATAAGGTAAGAATAAGTTCATCGCAAATCTGCTTTTTTAGAACAAAATGTGATATCCTAAATATTGTGGCCAATCAACAATCACAATGTACATTTTGTCAACACAAGCTCAACCACACTTAATAGAGAAAATACCGTAGTCAAACAGATGCTATAGTCacactgacatccaaaagaaactatatccagaaaaatgtgtttaatttcctttataacttggataatggaaataaaatggtgGTTAAATATGTTCCTGCTTTTATGGAATAAAATTTTGTTCCCAACATGCTAAAACATCACTCTCgtgaatatataattattatgttttaaacatgcaacATATTTTGGGTATTCTTCAGTAGTCtattggtatagtttcttttggatgtcagtatgTGTGTTTCAAATTCCCCTTCTGTCCACCCCATAACTGACTGACCTCAGCCAATCTGAGATAATAATACCCTGGGACAAACGGAAATACATATTTGAAAGACGGGTAAATGAATACAATTCACAATGTTCCTGTACACACCTTTTCTCTTGCCACCCTTTTCTCCTGGTTTGTTCGAGTTTGGCAGTGGACAGGTGATCAATTTGGTGTTCATAggctacaaaaataaataacaaaaaggtgttttagtaataactacatatatgtaattatgtaaTACAAATTTCTCTTCtgatacatagagaatactccccgagtgacttgtgatatcataatttatcaacacGAGTTGACAAAAAGTATGAATCCGAGgcttttttatacttttatctacaagtgctgataaattatgatatcacaagacacaaaggggtattctttttatcatccattatcattattttcatttgcgacaattgaaaacaatgtcagtaatgtgggttgaatgtcactatatatggcagcggtagacttgttaactagcagaatgagagtggcgtgatgtcactaatgataggtttagtgccgaaacatacacagtgatgtaacaaaataatgtctggtgactaaaatttgaccaatcaagattataagaagcggtatctcctaggagaatatcgcaggagataacGCAGGAGATaacgcaaattatagtgccagcaatatctcctacaaaagcctttaatggatgataaagaaATATATTGGTTACTACACTTGCTAAAGGTAGTTAAACAGGAAAACTGAGTTgcacagcacattttaaaggaTATCACTTCACACATTGCGCGACCTGGCGAAGTGATCGAAAACGTTTGCTTTGTTCAGACTGACACTCCCGTTACTGTTTATGTCTGAACACTCcttcataaataataattaagtagGAATTATGTACGTCTATGAAGTGATAAGTTTGTGCCACAAACTCATTCAACAGGCCTAACCCAAACCACCAGTGTCAGACACTGAAAGTAAAATGTGCTTCTGACTgttgatatgtaattttatatagttttgcgtatttaataaatatttaaaattcagTTTAATTTGCTCAGTGAAACTTGTTCATCAGTTGCTTAATTTGAGTTAATAGAATATTAACACGTGATCAAAATGGTGACCATCATATTCATAATCTATAGCTAAATAGCTGGTTATCAAATAGTTTTAGGGATTACCGTTACATTACATTTTGGGGATTACACTTTATTTGTTGGAGATAATATTATTCAGATTTTCTTAAACTTAGTAACATGTAATCAGTTACACATAAATAAGGATGtaaaaatttaaacataatattggGTTAATAACTTCATTTTGTGcagtttgtttttcatttaaaaaattaataaatcaaattgtCTTCCTGTTGAAAATGTTCCCTCTTAAAGAGGAAGAAGTGTTCACCCTACAAACTGGACCTAGCTTCACCTCAGTAGATGCACTTCAGACTTAATAAATGATGTTCTTTGTTACTGCATTTATAGAAAATGTTCCCGATACTGTGAACAAAAATACTATATAGTAGAAAATAGATAAGAGTTATCATCcatttatttcaaaacaatgGGACTAAACCATGTACCGTTAGTAGGGCCAAACTTGGTTTAATGCAATATCAAGTATCTATATTCTTGCCCAGCTTTAGGTTATCTAAGTTGCATATTAGGACTCACCCTGTCCATAGgcaattggtaatttttatataaagtggctacaaaaattaatgttcggctaataaaaaatttcttaaattcaccacattttaaatatataattttcaaggaaatattctatatatctgaaaattggctaaaccaaatttcgttccagtgtgagccctgcatatacatgtatatattacttCAGTGCCTCATCTGCCTGTTAGTATAAATGACTACAAGTAAAATCAAATCTAACTAAACGCACCAGCTCAGGCCGAGATTGTTTCTTGATCTGCAGGAAAtgtcttctcctctctctccaaGTCCTAAACAATAAACCAAAAAATTATAATCAGTTATTTTAGTATAgactatatttttattacacctgaatttatatttaaaaaaaaaaaaaacccaataaggCCACACTAatttttatatgttaaattatgAATCAAGATTTACAAAcagcaaataattttaaaacataatacaaatttttttttttttttaaatccctaCAATACCATTTTTGTTGTCAAGTTACATCAAACCACTAATTTTTCTGAGATAAACCAACCACTGATTTTTTCTCTAAAATGTAGAACATCTAATTACTGAGAATGTTAAATATTCCGTTATTCTGAACTGGCTCCAAATCAAACCTTTAATATTTGATTGTGAACAATGTCCGACTCACTTGTACTTTctaacagttataattttaaactgGAACAACTTCTCACAATACTTTCTAACTTCTTGAGCATctggaaacaaaaataaaataaaaataaaaatgtaaacaaaaaaatgtgGAAAGTGTAAAATAGTAATATTAGTTTAAGTGATTAGTTTCAATGCTTtcatacccccaccccacccccccaaaggCAGACTAATATATAACTGCCCCTCAACTAGAAGATATTAGTAATTGGGGGTGCAGTTACCTACCagtataaaattgtttttcagCGGAGAGGGGTGGaggagggtgggacatagcccagtggtaaagtgttcacttgatgcgcagttggcctgggattgatccccgtcagtggacctatATTACCATTTCACCAAACTTTGTTTCGTATGTTAATGGATGGTTAGCAGGCTACAAACCAAACTTTGTTTCGTATGTTAATGGATGGTTAGCAGGCTACAACCCACCATCTAGGTACATGTATTAACTGTTGATGGATGGTTAGCAGGCTACAACCCACCATCTAGGTACATGTATTAACTGTTGATGGATGGTTAGCAGGATACAACTCACCATCTATGTATTAagtatttttaatgatttattataGTTGGTCCTGATatgctaataaaatatactcGCAGAATACCACTTTAACATATGCAATTTATAACAAAGGTTTGAATGACTTCacagtgaaggaaggaaatattttatttaacgacacactcaaaacattttatttatgattatatggcatcggacatatggttaaggaccacacagatattgagagaggaaacccgctgtcgctacttcatgggctactcttttcgattagcagcaagggatcttttatatgcaccatcccatacacaggatagcacatatcacggtctttgatgtaccagtcctggtgcactggctggagtaagaaatagtgcaatgggcaACCAACCGCGAATTaagtgagcgctttatcactgggctacgcctcgccgcCAAACTTCCGAATGAAGTTAGATGGCTTAGGGATCTCTGTTTTGTATATATCTAAAACTGGGTTAACTTTACATGAAATGAACACTGTTTAGTCAGACAATTATTAGCTATCAATAGACAACAATCTGTTTTTCCTTCTATTTCGGACTCCTCCTGGACAGTTCAgttcaaaataacaataaatctgTTAAACTGATCCAGCAACATGTAAATAATTCCACAACAAATGTTCATTTATGTATATTAATGGCACTGTGCCATATTCTTGATAATAAATGGTAACTTCTTAACATTTTAACGtagaacaatattttaaatacaacaaataaattgATGTTGCTGACAACTGCATccatataattacatatcattatcaattcatgtttaaaaaatttgttttttgaaatttacaaagcaaataaaaaaaatatttcactataaaaaaaattcaacatgCATTATGATGAATATCCTTAAATGCATCTACAAAacaagtttcattgatgtagGACATTCAACTAAATGCAAAGTTGACGCCgtcactggaaaaaaaaaaatatctcgCCTTTTTACTCTAAAGGTGGCGAGACAAAAAACAAGTGATAACATATTCTATTATCAGTACTACCTAAAGATGATTCTTTCAACCGCTGGCCAGCACTCTCTACTTTAACGGCAGGAATGTTAACAGATGAGCCATAAAcacctgaaaaaaacaaaacaatgttcatTGTACAGGTACAAAAACAACTGTTAGATTTTAGCTATCATGTCGAATATTCACAAATACCAATAATTACAGTGAATCTACCAATACTGTACTACTGACCAGTGTTATaccttgaaaattaaaaaaattaaatgtcatttacaaaattttaaacaaaattataataaaaagaaaattaacaagacgaaaaaacaaaacagactactTAAAATACTTCTGTTTGTACATACAGCTTGCAAACTGTGGtctttctaaatttatataattaacaataataataaagatatacaaaaaacccaaaacgatCCCGAATATCGAATACATATCGTGGATAACCTGTATTCGGTGCACCGAATATGTGAGTGAATTGTTGCAGCTCTAGAGGGTATAATTCAGAATGTTTCCAAATGAACGCAGAAACATTACGGTAGGTACCGATACTACCGATAAATGTTTACTttgcctatttttatcaaactcaTTCCCTTTCTACTAAACAGTTAGAAGTCACTTCTCCGACTTTTTCATTTCTAGATTATGCCCTGATaatgtgtagtgatctctgaaacttgcataacAAATTGCGATGtgatactgaataaaatgtttcccGTAACGATCATGGGTCACTGGTCTGGAGGGTGAAAAATGCAATGGGTGCATGGAGGCTGATTCCCTACGATCAATTGCAACTAAGCAGGTAAGTGCTGAACTATTGATTCTTGAGCTACATCTCTCTCCAATAATGCAAATGAACCCAACGACTCCATCAAGGTAGGATCAGTGTCCCAGGACACCTCAGACAAGTGCTACATTGAACTATAGTAAACTTAGTGGCAATAAAACttatttcatatacatgtaactgtagTTTGACTTGACTATTTACATCTTCAGTCTGAACAATTATCATGATCCCACTCATTGGCAACACAACccatttaatataataactgCACAGGCCTTGATGGAGTcatcgttaagccatcggacatacagcgtgtaggtattgggttcgcaggccagatagctgaggagtgtgcccaggaaagcatgcttgaaccttaattggatatatgtatgaaaataagttgaaatgaaatgaaaattgcagTTTTGCTGTGATTATTTACCTTTTCTATCTAAACAATTATCATTCGGAGTCTCAACACATTCATCTACATTCGTGGTGCTTGCCCGAGAAGATTCATTCTTCGAAACAATCCCATTTGTAATTACTGTGTTAACATTCTGTTCAGGACCATCATGATCACTGCTTTCTGCATCTTGGGGCTTGCTTCTCTTGACAACATCAGCTGTGTCTGAATCTTCACGAGTGTCGCCAGCAATATCCTGATCATTGTGACTTACTGTTGAAGAGGGCACTGAATCCGTCTGCTGTGGATCACCAGCTTTTTGCACCAGCTGTGAAGAATCACATTCAGCTATTACTTCTACTTTAGAACCACTCTTAGTCCCATCGTGTGGTGTCGGACTCTCCTTCTCTCCGCTTCTACGTGGACAGACCGGAACCGATTCCTGTCCCTCTGTGGTTGAAGTGCAGTTGGGACTGAAATTCTCATTCACACAGTTACTTGGTGGGTTCTCCTTGTTTTGATCTTCAGTTTTATCTAAACACCGCCGATAGTGTAGACATGGAATGGCACTAAGAGGAATGTTGTGTTTCTGGGGGGAAAATAATAGTAAACAGTTATAAATAAAGTAAGAATATATCTATTTAAAAGAACGTAACAAAATATAATCAAATCAAACCAACTTCTAGCATAATTAAACTACAGTCATTTATTTAGTCagtaaataaaactttatttttgaaggTTTCACTAAATATTTACCATTTCAAAAAGCATCTGGTGTTttctaatatatactcttcaaaagaagaaacgcaaaaccagattgtcgtaacatttggagaattgatttaattattgaatggtgagtccgataattaccaaatgttgcaggattgttcacaattcactctagtccattgtgagtaagtgataggacacaccaccaaggtcaaggtcatctggagtcaataccgggtgtggcctccgcatgtgttgacaactgcctggcaccgcctgcccattgaagcaaccagagtacggatgacgtcccggaggatggtggcccactcggcctgcaaggctgctgccagctcgggcagggtctggggctgtggttgtcgctgtcggaggcgtcggtccaactcgtcccatagatgctcaattgggttcaaatccggtgatatcgatggccaaggaaggacattaatgttgttgttctgtaggaaagccgttgtgagacgtgctgtgtgaggcctggcgttgtcatgttggaacactgcgttggcgttggccataactggaacaatgtgtggccggaggatctggtcaatgtagccctgtgcattcaggttgccctggaccaggtcagttctgccagtgtgtgagatggctgcccacaccatgacactacccccgccgaatctgtccacttcctgcacgcagtttgccgcataacgttcaccacgacgcctatacacgcgacatcttccatcatgacgtcggagcagaaatcgggactcgtcactgaaccacacctgtctccatcgcagttgaggccattgtcgatgaatctggcaccactgcagtcggagtcgacggtgttgtggtgttaagatgacacctcgaactggacgtctggcacgaattcctacctcacgtaggcggttccgtacggtctggtcggatatcctgcgcaaacctggtattgctgcggctgtggaggtagcagtagtcaatcgtacccggatgtagcggtcctgcccgggggtagtgacccgtggtcgaccggatctagggaggtcacgtgttgatccatgttgctggtaacggtcccacagtctggagatggtgcttggggacacatggaatgccctggcaacggccgttctggattcgcctgcgtctagtcggccgatggcattgtttctctgcggttcactgagacgtggcatgtcctggattgtcaactgtcggccagatacagaggccaggcaagcgaacaccctgcacttttatactgtcggtgttcatgttgcacgtgcagacaacgcacgtgcagtggtgacatggtttgcacgtggctgcgtttttgcgaatattcacattttggaactttattgtacagtagctgcgttttatcgaatgtaaccgtgggaatgtgtttgggacatgcaatgaccttatattcacaaagcatgaaccggtagtaaacataaaatcggagttataacccatttgtaccattttgcgtttctttttttgaagagtatattttcatACACTGATGATCAACTCAAAAATGGCTGAGGTACAACTAGCCCATAACATAACTC includes the following:
- the LOC121368308 gene encoding microprocessor complex subunit DGCR8-like gives rise to the protein MNSRVEMNESVEDTCKLDGDGGMQISNNCTSEVSSHLKRKCGSDSNIDEEDSELPSSSHMSNSKFDQLDCENDVGDDSSIQGESSVSRQGDGDEPPRKKLRDLISIESKRNMIDQDKFDLEIIDDIEGDDDEDDSKGEDSDGEYVDDNEIYAWLEEGINKESIGADGNDKEPILREKIVLKELCHDPFNIIPEGWVVVTHNCGMPVYLHKDSRVVTLSQPYFLGPGSVRKHNIPLSAIPCLHYRRCLDKTEDQNKENPPSNCVNENFSPNCTSTTEGQESVPVCPRRSGEKESPTPHDGTKSGSKVEVIAECDSSQLVQKAGDPQQTDSVPSSTVSHNDQDIAGDTREDSDTADVVKRSKPQDAESSDHDGPEQNVNTVITNGIVSKNESSRASTTNVDECVETPNDNCLDRKGVYGSSVNIPAVKVESAGQRLKESSLDAQEVRKYCEKLFQFKIITVRKYKTWRERRRHFLQIKKQSRPELPMNTKLITCPLPNSNKPGEKGGKRKDFVLNPSGKSHVCILHEYVQHTMRVQPRYVFKELENAATPYSARVIIEDVEYGIGYASSKKAAKLEAAKNTLKILIPEMNKVDNEDHKTLDDDFSFFDNIKIEDPRVFELGTKAGHQSPNQILCECLRRNYGLGDTHCEMTMRKIKNQKSEFTMTVGKHTATVIAKNKRDGKQQAAQAILQKLHSHVTSWGSILRLYGKGSQKGFAEKKDELNISELQSQAKANRSSNPILEKLKEEMHKLHECKVAMKSKGKLRIESTELPLKVPSLDL